A region from the Salvia splendens isolate huo1 chromosome 15, SspV2, whole genome shotgun sequence genome encodes:
- the LOC121766791 gene encoding secreted RxLR effector protein 161-like, with protein sequence MRSTTTPLAMHFKLSKELKAVCEAGRKEMELIPYSNIVGSIMYLMICTRPNIARAISTTSRYMSEFERQHWNALKWTLRYLKEDDKMAILFTDEGGAEQEPLIAVCWKSNLQDVVALSTTETKYIALTSAVKESKWLMGLILDFGLRNVQQLSIVTIVEHYA encoded by the exons ATGAGAAGCACTACAACTCCATTGGCAATGCACTTTAAGCTGTCAAAAGAACTGAAGGCCGTTTGTGAAGCAGGAAGAAAGGAAATGGAATTGATTCCTTACTCTAACATAGTTGGGAGTATAATGTACCTGATGATATGTACTAGGCCTAATATAGCACGTGCTATAAGTACTACGAGCAGATATATGTCTGAATTCGAAAGGCAGCACTGGAATGCCTTGAAATGGACTTTGAGATATTTGAAAGAGGATGATAAAATGGCTATTTTGTTCACTGATGAAGGTGGAGCAGAGCAGGAACCGTTGATAG CTGTGTGTTGGAAGTCAAATTTGCAAGATGTAGTAGCTTTATCTACAACAGAAACGAAGTATATTGCTCTTACATCGGCTGTGAAAGAGAGTAAGTGGCTGATGGGTTTGATCCTTGATTTTGGATTGAGGAATGTGCAGCAACTATCCATTGTGACAATAGTGGAGCATTATGCTTAG
- the LOC121766391 gene encoding uncharacterized protein LOC121766391 has product MRKRDLAILMLSAFAIFFSLQHGGDFSFKEAWFHLSDEYPIKYEGDRLPPPIVADLNGDGKKEVLIATHDAKIQVLEPHSRRVDEGFSEARVLAEVSLLPDKTRIATGRRAVAMATGVIEKTYNKREARKQVLVVVTSGWSVMCFDHNLKKLWEENLQKDFPHNAHHREVAISVSNYTLRHGDAGLVIVGGRMEMQPHVHIDPFEEIEMAEKKAEDHRRSAAEKDESENAGSVDLRHFAIYAFSGRSGELRWTRKKENIDAQTSDAAQLIPQHNYKLDVHALNTRHPGEFECREFRESILGVMPHHWERREDTVLKLAHFRRHKRKTLKKLPGKSTNYPLHKPEEKQSPGKDVTKKISNAIEKTVNMAKSAKTKKNMPYIPTITNYTQLWWVPNVVVAHEKEGIEAVHLASGRTLCKLHLQEGGLHADINGDGVLDHVQVVGANGAEQTVVSGSIEVLRPCWAVATSGVPVREQLFNASICHHAPFNLFQHGEFSRGFGRHADLSSLEVAAPILIPTNDGHKHRKGSHGDVIFLTNRGEVTSYSPGLHGHDAIWNWQLLTGATWSNLPSPSGMSESTVIPTLKPFPLRQHDSQDLILAAGDQEAVVLSPGGALVTSVNLPAPPTHSLVCDDFSNDGLTDLILVTSSGVYGFVQTRQPGALFFSTLVGCLIIVMGVLFVSQYLNSGKGKPRLSSQQI; this is encoded by the exons atgAGGAAGCGAGATTTAGCAATTCTGATGCTCTCAGCTTTCGcgattttcttctctctccag CACGGGGGTGATTTCTCGTTCAAAGAGGCGTGGTTCCATCTTTCCGATGAGTATCCGATAAAGTACGAGGGTGACCGCCTCCCGCCGCCGATTGTCGCCGATCTGAACGGCGATGGGAAGAAGGAGGTTCTCATAGCCACGCACGATGCAAAAATTCAG GTTTTGGAACCTCATTCAAGACGTGTGGACGAAGGATTTAGTGAAGCACGAGTGCTGGCAGAGGTTTCTCTTTTGCCTGACAAAACCCGCATAGCTACTGGGAGGCGTGCTGTGGCAATGGCTACTGGAGTTATTGAAAAAACTTACAATAAAAGGGAAGCTCGGAAGCAGGTCTTAGTTGTTGTGACATCAGGGTGGTCCGTCATGTGCTTCGACCACAACCTCAAGAAGTTATGGGAAGAAAATCTGCAG AAGGATTTTCCGCATAATGCTCATCACAGGGAGGTTGCTATCTCGGTTAGTAATTATACTTTGAGGCATGGAGATGCTGGCTTGGTGATTGTTGGTGGGAGAATGGAGATGCAGCCTCAT GTGCATATTGATCCTTTTGAGGAGATTGAGATGGCTGAGAAAAAAGCAGAGGATCACAGAAGAAGTGCCGCTGAAAAGGAT GAGTCTGAAAATGCAGGATCAGTAGATTTACGACACTTTGCTATTTATGCTTTTTCTGGCCGGAGTGGTGAACTGCGGTGGACCAGGAAAAAAGAG AACATTGATGCTCAAACATCTGATGCAGCACAATTGATTCCACAGCACAACTACAAGCTCGACGTCCATGCATTAAATACCCGTCATCCTGGAGAG TTTGAATGCAGGGAGTTTAGAGAATCCATTCTAGGGGTCATGCCACATCACTGG GAACGCCGGGAAGACACTGTACTAAAGTTGGCACATTTCAGGCGTCACAAGAGGAAAACACTGAAGAAATTACCCGGCAAGTCAACTAACTACCCTTTGCACAAGCCTGAAGAAAAGCAATCTCCTGGAAAGGATGTGACGAAAAAGATCTCCAATGCCATTGAAAAGACAGTTAACATGGCTAAATCAGCAAAAACAAAGAAA AATATGCCTTATATACCTACTATAACAAATTACACTCAGTTGTGGTGGGTACCTAATGTTGTTGTTGCTCATGAGAAGGAAGGGATTGAAGCTGTTCATCTGGCATCTGGGCGCACACTATGTAAG CTGCATCTTCAAGAAGGTGGACTTCATGCTGATATTAATGGAGACGGTGTCCTAGATCATGTTCAG GTGGTTGGGGCAAATGGTGCTGAGCAGACTGTTGTGAGTGGATCTATTGAAGTGCTGCGCCCCTGTTGGGCTGTTGCTACATCAGGCGTTCCAGTTCGGGAACAACTTTTCAATGCCTCTATATGTCATCACGCTCCTTTTAATCTATTCCAACATGGGGAGTTCTCCAGAGGTTTTGGTCGACATGCAGATTTGAGTTCTTTGGAGGTTGCAGCACCCATTCTGATCCCAACAAATGATGGCCACAAGCATCGTAAGGGAAGCCACGGTGATGTCATCTTCCTAACAAATCGAGGCGAG GTTACATCATACTCTCCAGGCTTGCATGGACATGATGCCATCTGGAATTGGCAACTCCTGACAGGCGCTACATGGTCGAACCTTCCATCTCCATCTGGGATGAGTGAATCTACTGTCATCCCCACACTAAAGCCATTTCCACTGCGCCAACACGACAGCCAGGATTTAATTCTTGCAGCAGGGGATCAAGAAGCCGTCGTGCTATCTCCTGGAGGAGCATTGGTGACGAGTGTGAATCTCCCTGCACCTCCGACACACTCTTTGGTTTGCGATGATTTCTCAAATGATGGGCTGACAGATCTCATTCTCGTGACCTCTAGTGGGGTGTACGGTTTTGTCCAGACGAGACAGCCAGGCGCTTTATTCTTCAGCACGCTCGTGGGCTGCCTCATCATCGTGATGGGGGTGCTCTTCGTCTCCCAATACCTAAATTCCGGAAAGGGAAAGCCCCGTCTGTCGTCACAGCAAATCTAG